The following nucleotide sequence is from Nitrosopumilus adriaticus.
AAAAATTGATGAAGATATGAAAAAAAACTCATGGATTAATTCGTGAAGAGGATTTAGCATTCATTCCAGAACCACTAATTAGAAAACCAATTAGTAGAAAATATCGACATGTGACTGTATCTACATTGCCTCCGCCTGCAGCTGGGAGGACATTGCTTCTTACCTTGATGATGCTTAATCACTTACCATCCAAGTTTCTTCGTAGCTCAAAACCTAGCTCGTATCATTTTGTTGCTGAAACATTTAGAAAAGCGTTTTTGCATAGAGTACAACGTCCATTTAATCGACATACATATGATCAAATTCAAGATAAATTACACTTGCAAAGAACTTTTGCAAAACAGATGGCAGACTCTATCCATAATTCTATGGATGCAACACTGCCTATGATTGATCCTGATTTTGGAGGAGAAGATACTACACATCTTTCAACTATGGATAATGATGGTAATGCAGTAGGAATCACACAATCTGTTGAATTAGCATATGGCTCAAAGGCTGCCGCAGAAGGTATGGGATTTCTCTATAACAATTACATGTCTGCATTTGAGTTTACGACTCCGAACCATCCTTACTATATTAGGCCCAATGCAATTCCTTGGACATCGGTTTCACCTGCCTTGGTTTTTAATGATTCAAAACTTTGGATGGTGGTGGGAAGTCCTGGAAGTCAACGAATTTTTTCCACTATAACTCAGTTTCTTTCAAGAATCATTGATGGGGATTTGCCAATGGACCAGGCAATTATACGACCACGTTTTCATTGCTCCATTGGAGGTAATGTCAGCATAGAGGATGGAGGATTTAGAACTGAAATTATTGATTTTCTAAAAGACATGGGATACGAAATTTCTATTAAAGAGCGATATTCATTTTATCATGGAGCAATACATGCTACAATGAAACTGCAAACACAAGATGGCTTTCAAGGAGTTGCAGAAGTTAGACGCGATGGAACAGCAGAGGGATTAAATTAAAAAAATTACCTGTCTTATTATCAATTCCACATGGTGGCATCAGAAAACCTCTAGAACTTGATGGGCATCTCTCCATTACTAAAAAAGATCTTTTTGATGATTCAGATCCTTTTGTGATTGAAATGTATGATTTGGGTGACAAAGTTCAGCGTGTAATTAAATCAAAAATTGCAAGAGCGTTCGTTGATCTTAATCGTGCACCAGATGATTTACCGCCAAAAAATCCTGATGGTGTCATAAAAAGTTCAACATGCTACAAAAAACCAATTTATCATGAGAGAAAAGAACCTGATGATTCACTTCGAACCTTACTGTTGGAGATGTATTATTTTCCTTATCATAACTCCATACAAAAAAGTCTTGATGAATTAGAATTACAGTTGTGTTTGGATTGCCATTCTATGGCTGCAATTGCTCCTGGAATATCGCCTGATGCCAAGGACAATAAACGACCAA
It contains:
- a CDS encoding gamma-glutamyltransferase, yielding MRKPISRKYRHVTVSTLPPPAAGRTLLLTLMMLNHLPSKFLRSSKPSSYHFVAETFRKAFLHRVQRPFNRHTYDQIQDKLHLQRTFAKQMADSIHNSMDATLPMIDPDFGGEDTTHLSTMDNDGNAVGITQSVELAYGSKAAAEGMGFLYNNYMSAFEFTTPNHPYYIRPNAIPWTSVSPALVFNDSKLWMVVGSPGSQRIFSTITQFLSRIIDGDLPMDQAIIRPRFHCSIGGNVSIEDGGFRTEIIDFLKDMGYEISIKERYSFYHGAIHATMKLQTQDGFQGVAEVRRDGTAEGLN
- a CDS encoding N-formylglutamate amidohydrolase, with the translated sequence MKLKKLPVLLSIPHGGIRKPLELDGHLSITKKDLFDDSDPFVIEMYDLGDKVQRVIKSKIARAFVDLNRAPDDLPPKNPDGVIKSSTCYKKPIYHERKEPDDSLRTLLLEMYYFPYHNSIQKSLDELELQLCLDCHSMAAIAPGISPDAKDNKRPKFCISNNDGQTASQEMMELLASCISESYGIDRDDISLNDPFHGGHITRTYGNKPVPWIQVEMNRDLYLTEPWFDQEQLTVDPKHLEKLNKQFENTLNLFFKKFDGEDS